Proteins encoded in a region of the Streptomyces sp. PCS3-D2 genome:
- a CDS encoding response regulator transcription factor produces MRVVIAEDSVLLREGLTRLLTDRGHDVVAGVGDGEALIKTVADLAAEDALPDVVVADVRMPPTHTDEGVRAAVRLRRDHPGIGVLVLSQYVEEQYATELLAGSSTGVGYLLKDRVAEVREFLDAVVRVARGGTALDPEVVAQLLGRSRKQDVLAGLTPREREVLGLMAEGRTNSAVAKQLVVSDGAVEKHVGNIFMKLGLSPSEGDHRRVLAVLTYLKS; encoded by the coding sequence GTGCGGGTGGTCATCGCCGAGGATTCCGTACTGCTGCGCGAGGGCCTGACCCGGTTGCTGACGGACCGGGGGCATGACGTCGTGGCGGGCGTCGGGGACGGGGAGGCCCTGATCAAGACGGTGGCGGACCTCGCCGCCGAGGATGCGCTGCCCGACGTGGTGGTGGCGGACGTGCGCATGCCGCCGACGCACACCGACGAGGGCGTGCGGGCCGCCGTACGGCTGCGGCGCGACCACCCCGGGATAGGCGTGCTGGTGCTGTCGCAGTACGTGGAGGAGCAGTACGCCACGGAGCTCCTGGCCGGTTCCAGTACCGGAGTGGGGTATCTACTGAAGGACCGGGTGGCCGAGGTGCGCGAGTTCCTGGACGCCGTGGTCCGGGTGGCCAGGGGCGGCACCGCCCTAGATCCCGAGGTCGTCGCCCAGCTGCTGGGGCGCAGCCGGAAACAGGACGTCCTGGCGGGTCTGACGCCGCGCGAGCGCGAGGTGCTGGGGCTGATGGCCGAGGGCCGTACCAATTCCGCCGTGGCCAAGCAGCTGGTCGTGAGCGACGGAGCGGTGGAGAAGCACGTCGGCAACATCTTCATGAAACTGGGCCTGTCGCCGAGTGAGGGGGATCACCGGCGCGTACTGGCCGTTCTCACCTATCTGAAATCTTGA
- a CDS encoding 2-oxoacid:acceptor oxidoreductase subunit alpha, producing MTSQVSSPAEQADGAGGAVVGGQRTPGSPDGKEVRRLDRVIIRFAGDSGDGMQLTGDRFTSETASFGNDLSTLPNFPAEIRAPAGTLPGVSSFQLHFADHDILTPGDAPNVLVAMNPAALKANIADVPRGAEIIVNTDEFTKRPMAKVGYETSPLEDGSLAAYNLHPVPLTTLTVEALKDFGLSRKEAERSKNMFALGLLSWMYHRPTEATESFLRQKFAKKPEIAEANIVAFRAGWNFGETTEDFAVSYEVAPATQAFPTGTYRNISGNLALSYGLIAASQQADLPLYLGSYPITPASDILHELSKHKNFGVRTFQAEDEIAGIGAALGAAFGGALGVTTTSGPGVALKSETIGLAVSLELPLLIVDIQRGGPSTGLPTKTEQADLLQAMYGRNGEAPVPIVAPRTPADCFDAALDAARIALTYRTPVFLLSDGYLANGSEPWRIPEVADLPDLKVKFATGANHTLADGTEAFWPYKRDPETLARPWAVPGTPGLEHRIGGIEKQDGTGNISYDPANHDLMVRTRQAKVDGIEVPDLDVDDPDGATTLVLGWGSTYGPITAAVRRLRAAGLPVAQAHLRHLNPFPGNLGEVLRRYHKVVVPEMNLGQLATLIRAKYLVDAQSYHQVNGMPFKAEQLAKVLKEAIDD from the coding sequence GTGACCAGCCAGGTCAGCAGCCCAGCCGAGCAGGCCGACGGGGCCGGGGGTGCGGTTGTCGGTGGACAGCGCACTCCGGGCAGTCCGGACGGCAAGGAAGTACGGCGACTCGATCGGGTGATCATCCGGTTCGCGGGTGACTCCGGTGACGGCATGCAGCTCACCGGTGACCGGTTCACCTCGGAGACCGCGTCGTTCGGGAACGACCTGTCGACACTGCCGAACTTCCCGGCCGAGATCCGCGCCCCCGCCGGCACCCTGCCGGGCGTCTCCTCCTTCCAGCTCCACTTCGCCGACCACGACATCCTCACGCCGGGCGACGCCCCCAACGTGCTGGTGGCCATGAACCCCGCGGCGCTGAAGGCGAACATCGCCGACGTGCCGCGCGGCGCGGAGATCATCGTCAACACGGACGAGTTCACCAAGCGCCCCATGGCCAAGGTCGGATACGAGACCTCGCCGTTGGAGGACGGCTCGCTGGCCGCCTACAACCTGCACCCGGTGCCGCTGACCACGCTGACGGTGGAGGCGCTGAAGGACTTCGGGCTCTCCCGCAAGGAGGCCGAGCGCAGCAAGAACATGTTCGCGCTGGGCCTGCTGTCGTGGATGTACCACCGGCCGACGGAGGCCACGGAGAGCTTCCTGCGGCAGAAGTTCGCGAAGAAGCCCGAGATCGCCGAGGCGAACATCGTGGCCTTCCGCGCCGGTTGGAACTTCGGCGAGACGACCGAGGACTTCGCCGTCTCCTACGAGGTGGCACCCGCGACCCAGGCCTTCCCCACCGGCACCTACCGCAACATCTCCGGGAACCTGGCCCTCTCCTACGGCCTCATCGCCGCGAGCCAGCAGGCCGACCTGCCCCTGTACCTCGGCTCCTACCCGATCACCCCGGCCTCGGACATCCTGCACGAGCTGTCGAAGCACAAGAACTTCGGCGTGCGGACCTTCCAGGCCGAGGACGAGATCGCCGGCATCGGGGCGGCGCTCGGCGCCGCCTTCGGCGGGGCGCTCGGGGTCACCACCACCTCCGGGCCCGGTGTCGCGCTCAAGTCGGAGACGATCGGCCTGGCGGTCTCGCTGGAACTGCCGCTGCTCATCGTCGACATCCAGCGCGGCGGCCCGTCCACCGGCCTGCCGACCAAGACCGAGCAGGCGGACCTCCTCCAGGCCATGTACGGCCGCAACGGCGAGGCGCCGGTCCCGATCGTGGCGCCGAGGACTCCGGCGGACTGCTTCGACGCCGCCCTCGACGCGGCCCGGATCGCGCTGACCTACCGCACCCCGGTGTTCCTGCTGTCCGACGGCTACCTCGCCAACGGCTCGGAACCGTGGCGGATCCCGGAGGTCGCGGACCTGCCCGACCTGAAGGTCAAGTTCGCCACCGGCGCGAACCACACGCTCGCCGACGGCACCGAGGCCTTCTGGCCCTACAAGCGAGATCCGGAGACCCTGGCCCGCCCCTGGGCGGTCCCCGGAACCCCGGGCCTCGAACACCGCATCGGCGGCATCGAGAAGCAGGACGGCACGGGCAACATCTCCTACGACCCGGCCAACCACGACCTCATGGTCCGCACCCGCCAGGCCAAGGTCGACGGCATTGAGGTGCCCGACCTCGACGTCGACGACCCGGACGGCGCCACCACCCTGGTCCTCGGTTGGGGTTCCACCTACGGCCCCATCACCGCCGCGGTCCGCCGGCTCCGGGCGGCCGGACTCCCCGTCGCCCAGGCCCACCTGCGCCACCTCAACCCCTTCCCCGGGAATCTCGGCGAGGTCCTTCGGCGTTACCACAAGGTAGTGGTGCCGGAGATGAATCTCGGCCAGCTCGCCACCCTCATCCGCGCGAAATACCTGGTCGACGCCCAGTCGTACCACCAGGTGAACGGAATGCCCTTCAAGGCCGAGCAGCTCGCCAAGGTTCTCAAGGAGGCCATCGATGACTGA
- a CDS encoding 2-oxoacid:ferredoxin oxidoreductase subunit beta — protein MTEVTEATDGARTLLSLVPKAEGKQSMKDFKSDQEVRWCPGCGDYAVLAAVQGFMPELGLAKENIVFVSGIGCSSRFPYYMNTYGMHSIHGRAPAIATGLCTSRRDLSVWVVTGDGDALSIGGNHLIHALRRNVNLKILLFNNRIYGLTKGQYSPTSEVGKITKSTPMGSLDAPFNPVSLALGAEASFVARTVDSDRKHLTEVLRQAADHQGTALVEIYQNCNIFNDGAFEVLKDKDRAREAVIRLEDGRPIRFGADDEKGVVRNQTTGDLEVVDVTPANEGRVLVHDARAASPATAFALSRLADPDTLHRTPIGVFRSVERPVYDTLMADQLDAAVDRSGKGDLGALLNGSDTWTVVG, from the coding sequence ATGACTGAGGTGACCGAGGCGACCGACGGGGCGCGGACCCTGCTCTCGCTGGTACCGAAGGCCGAGGGCAAGCAGTCGATGAAGGACTTCAAGTCGGACCAGGAGGTCCGCTGGTGTCCCGGTTGCGGCGACTACGCCGTGCTCGCCGCCGTCCAGGGCTTCATGCCCGAGCTGGGGCTGGCGAAGGAGAACATCGTCTTCGTCTCCGGCATCGGATGCTCCTCCCGTTTCCCCTACTACATGAACACCTACGGGATGCACTCGATCCACGGCCGGGCGCCCGCCATCGCGACGGGCCTGTGCACCTCCCGGCGCGACCTGTCGGTGTGGGTCGTCACGGGGGACGGCGACGCCCTGTCCATCGGCGGCAACCACCTGATCCACGCCCTGCGCCGCAACGTCAACCTGAAGATCCTGCTCTTCAACAACCGGATCTACGGTCTGACCAAGGGCCAGTACTCCCCCACCTCCGAGGTCGGCAAGATCACCAAGTCGACGCCGATGGGCTCGCTGGACGCGCCCTTCAACCCGGTGTCGCTGGCGCTCGGCGCCGAGGCGTCGTTCGTCGCCCGCACCGTCGACTCCGACCGCAAGCACCTCACCGAGGTGTTGCGCCAGGCGGCCGACCACCAGGGCACGGCGCTCGTCGAGATCTACCAGAACTGCAACATCTTCAACGACGGCGCCTTCGAGGTCCTCAAGGACAAGGACCGGGCCCGCGAGGCGGTGATCAGGCTGGAGGACGGCCGGCCGATCCGGTTCGGCGCGGACGACGAGAAGGGCGTGGTGCGCAATCAGACCACCGGGGACCTGGAGGTGGTCGACGTGACCCCCGCCAACGAGGGGCGGGTCCTCGTCCACGACGCCCGAGCCGCCAGCCCCGCCACGGCGTTCGCGCTCTCCCGGCTCGCCGACCCGGACACCCTGCACCGGACCCCGATCGGGGTCTTCCGCAGTGTCGAACGACCGGTCTACGACACCCTGATGGCCGACCAGCTCGACGCGGCCGTCGACCGCAGCGGCAAGGGCGACCTGGGCGCACTGCTGAACGGCAGTGACACCTGGACCGTCGTCGGCTGA
- a CDS encoding NAD(P)H-binding protein: MSIVVTAATGALGRLVVEELLERVPADRVAVVVRSAEKAFDLAARGIDVRVADYDDPAALAVAFRPGDRVLLISGNEIGRRVAQHTAVIAAAKAAGAAQLAYTGVLGGPEADFELASEHTATEQAVLASGLPYTFLRNGWYHENYTRDLPAVLGHGAVLASAGEGRVASAARADYAAAAAAVLTGEGHLNRIYELSGDTAWSLAEYAAEVSAQSGKEIAYSEVPADEHLRILTDAGVPEGFAAIIVDVDAAIARGRLAGTGGDLARLIGRPTTPVAQAIGAALA; this comes from the coding sequence ATGAGCATCGTCGTCACCGCAGCCACCGGAGCCCTGGGCCGCCTCGTCGTCGAGGAACTGCTGGAACGGGTCCCCGCCGACCGCGTCGCCGTCGTCGTCCGCAGCGCGGAGAAGGCCTTCGACCTGGCCGCACGCGGGATCGACGTGCGCGTCGCCGACTACGACGACCCGGCCGCCCTGGCCGTCGCCTTCCGGCCCGGCGACCGGGTGCTGCTGATCTCCGGCAATGAGATCGGGCGGCGCGTCGCGCAGCACACCGCCGTGATCGCTGCCGCGAAGGCGGCGGGCGCGGCACAGCTGGCCTACACCGGCGTCCTCGGCGGCCCGGAGGCGGACTTCGAGCTGGCCTCGGAGCACACCGCCACCGAGCAGGCCGTCCTCGCCTCCGGACTCCCGTACACCTTCCTGCGCAACGGCTGGTACCACGAGAACTACACCCGCGACCTGCCGGCCGTGCTCGGGCACGGGGCGGTCCTGGCCAGCGCGGGCGAGGGGCGGGTCGCCTCGGCGGCGCGGGCCGACTACGCGGCGGCCGCCGCCGCGGTGCTCACCGGCGAGGGGCACCTGAACCGGATCTACGAACTCTCCGGCGACACCGCGTGGAGCCTCGCGGAGTACGCGGCCGAGGTCTCGGCACAGAGCGGCAAGGAGATCGCGTACAGCGAGGTCCCGGCCGACGAACACCTGCGGATCCTGACGGACGCCGGAGTGCCGGAGGGGTTCGCCGCGATCATCGTCGACGTGGACGCGGCGATCGCGCGCGGCCGGCTGGCCGGCACCGGCGGAGACCTCGCCCGGCTGATCGGGCGGCCGACGACCCCGGTCGCCCAGGCGATCGGGGCCGCGCTGGCCTGA
- the rarD gene encoding EamA family transporter RarD, which translates to MKAQNEQRAGLLYGFGAYGMWGLVPLFWPLLMPAGAVEILAHRMTWSLAVVGLALLAVRRWSWIRELLSRPRKLGLTALAASIISVNWGLYIWSVNNGHVVESSLGYFINPLVSIAMGVLVLGERLRRAQWVAVGLSFVAVLVLAVGYGRPPWISLVLACSFATYGLIKKKLNMGGLESLAAETAMLFLPALGYLLWLGAQGRSSFASQGVGHALLLAATGLVTAIPLVLFGAAAIRVPLSTLGLLQYMAPVFQFGLGVLYFHEAMPPERWAGFSLVWAALAILTWDALRTARRSRARLETAPVITPAPTREPA; encoded by the coding sequence GTGAAGGCACAGAACGAGCAGCGCGCGGGTTTGCTCTACGGATTCGGCGCTTACGGGATGTGGGGGCTGGTCCCCCTCTTCTGGCCGCTGCTGATGCCTGCCGGGGCCGTCGAGATCCTCGCCCACCGCATGACGTGGTCCCTGGCCGTGGTCGGCCTGGCACTGCTCGCAGTGCGCCGCTGGAGCTGGATACGCGAGCTGCTGAGCCGGCCGCGCAAGCTGGGTCTGACCGCGCTGGCCGCGTCCATCATCAGCGTGAACTGGGGCCTGTACATCTGGTCGGTCAACAACGGCCACGTCGTCGAGTCGAGCCTCGGCTACTTCATCAACCCGCTGGTGAGCATCGCCATGGGCGTGCTGGTCCTGGGTGAGCGGCTGCGGCGCGCGCAGTGGGTGGCCGTCGGCCTCAGCTTCGTCGCCGTGCTCGTCCTCGCCGTCGGCTACGGGCGGCCGCCGTGGATCTCGCTGGTCCTGGCCTGCTCGTTCGCGACCTACGGCCTGATCAAGAAAAAGCTCAACATGGGCGGGCTGGAGTCGCTGGCCGCCGAGACGGCCATGCTGTTCCTGCCGGCCCTCGGATACCTGCTGTGGCTGGGCGCCCAGGGCCGGTCCAGCTTCGCCTCCCAGGGCGTCGGCCACGCGCTGCTGCTGGCCGCCACCGGCCTGGTCACGGCGATCCCGCTGGTGCTCTTCGGGGCGGCCGCCATCCGCGTTCCGCTGTCCACCCTGGGACTGCTTCAGTACATGGCCCCGGTGTTCCAGTTCGGACTCGGCGTCCTGTACTTCCACGAGGCCATGCCGCCCGAGCGCTGGGCAGGCTTTTCCCTGGTGTGGGCCGCGCTGGCGATCCTGACCTGGGACGCCCTGCGGACCGCTCGGCGCTCCCGCGCCCGGCTGGAGACGGCTCCCGTGATCACCCCGGCGCCGACCCGCGAACCCGCGTAA
- a CDS encoding M28 family metallopeptidase, protein MSLSVSRRLAAVTALAVAGLFASTAPAALAAPTAVAAAPTPPDIPLANVKAHLSQLSTIAANNGGNRAHGRAGYKASIDYVKAKLDAAGFTTTLQTFTSSGATGYNLIADWPGGDPNSVLMSGAHLDSVTSGAGINDNGSGSAAVLETALAVSRAGLQPTKHLRFGWWGAEELGLVGSKYYVNNLPSAERAKFAGYLNFDMIGSPNPGYFVYDDDPTIEQTFKNYFAGLGVPTEIETEGDGRSDHASFKNVGIPVGGLFTGASRTKTSAQAQKWGGTAGQAFDRCYHSSCDNTANINDTALDRNADAIAYAIWNLGASTPVPPGPSFENTTDVNIPDSPAPAVNSPITVSGVPGNAPATTKVDVNIVHTYRGDLVVDLVAPDGSVYNLHNRTGGSADNIVGSYTVNASSEVANGTWNLRVRDAAALDVGYINSWKITF, encoded by the coding sequence ATGAGCCTGTCCGTCTCCCGGCGCCTCGCTGCCGTGACCGCTCTCGCGGTTGCCGGCCTGTTCGCCTCCACCGCACCCGCCGCACTCGCCGCCCCCACGGCGGTCGCCGCGGCGCCGACCCCGCCCGACATCCCGCTGGCCAACGTCAAGGCCCACCTGTCGCAGCTGTCGACGATCGCCGCGAACAACGGCGGCAACCGCGCCCACGGCCGGGCCGGCTACAAGGCCTCGATCGACTACGTGAAGGCCAAGCTGGACGCGGCGGGCTTCACCACGACGCTGCAGACCTTCACCTCCAGCGGCGCCACCGGCTACAACCTGATCGCCGACTGGCCCGGCGGCGACCCGAACTCGGTCCTGATGTCCGGAGCGCACCTCGACTCCGTCACCTCGGGCGCGGGCATCAACGACAACGGCTCCGGCAGCGCGGCCGTCCTCGAAACCGCCCTCGCCGTCTCCCGGGCCGGGCTGCAGCCCACCAAGCACCTGCGTTTCGGCTGGTGGGGCGCGGAGGAGCTGGGCCTGGTCGGCTCGAAGTACTACGTCAACAACCTCCCGTCGGCCGAGCGGGCCAAGTTCGCCGGGTACCTGAACTTCGACATGATCGGCTCGCCGAACCCCGGCTACTTCGTCTACGACGACGACCCGACGATCGAGCAGACCTTCAAGAACTACTTCGCCGGCCTCGGCGTGCCGACCGAAATCGAGACCGAGGGCGACGGCCGCTCCGACCACGCCTCCTTCAAGAACGTGGGCATACCGGTCGGTGGCCTGTTCACCGGGGCCAGCCGCACCAAGACCTCCGCGCAGGCCCAGAAGTGGGGCGGCACCGCAGGGCAGGCCTTCGACCGCTGCTACCACTCCTCGTGCGACAACACCGCCAACATCAACGACACCGCCCTGGACCGCAACGCGGACGCCATCGCCTACGCGATATGGAACCTGGGCGCGTCGACCCCGGTTCCGCCCGGCCCGTCCTTCGAGAACACGACGGACGTGAACATCCCTGACTCCCCCGCCCCGGCGGTCAACTCGCCGATCACGGTCTCCGGAGTCCCCGGCAACGCCCCCGCCACCACCAAGGTGGACGTGAACATCGTCCACACCTACCGCGGTGACCTGGTGGTCGACCTGGTCGCCCCGGACGGCTCGGTCTACAACCTGCACAACCGCACCGGCGGCAGCGCCGACAACATCGTGGGGTCCTACACCGTCAACGCCTCCAGCGAGGTGGCGAACGGAACGTGGAACCTCCGGGTCAGGGACGCGGCCGCACTGGACGTCGGCTACATCAACAGCTGGAAGATCACCTTCTAG